A section of the Methanocaldococcus sp. FS406-22 genome encodes:
- a CDS encoding FmdE family protein: MKNLEKNIDNELEELVKFHGHLCFGLALGYRVGKVVRQYFSRAEDEELVAIVENDSCSIDAIQYMLGCTFGKGNLIYKDYGKHVYIFYSRIQKKAIKISVQGTLLEYIENMVNTFEEYKEKLKKENDENETIKEKLKDFAKKLNNQIIEKVLTSSDDELFNISWIDIKPPKRAKIYRLVKCEVCGEYFIETKGRLINKKIVCKECFEKLLNQEDED, encoded by the coding sequence ATGAAAAACTTGGAAAAAAATATTGATAATGAACTGGAAGAGCTCGTAAAATTTCATGGACACCTTTGTTTTGGGTTAGCCTTGGGATACAGAGTTGGAAAAGTTGTAAGACAGTATTTTAGTCGAGCTGAAGATGAGGAATTGGTAGCTATTGTTGAAAATGATTCATGTAGTATAGATGCAATACAATATATGTTAGGATGTACATTTGGAAAAGGAAATTTAATATATAAAGATTATGGAAAGCACGTATATATTTTTTATTCAAGAATTCAGAAAAAAGCTATTAAGATTTCAGTTCAAGGAACTCTACTTGAGTATATTGAAAATATGGTTAATACATTTGAGGAATATAAAGAAAAGCTAAAAAAAGAAAATGACGAGAATGAAACCATAAAAGAAAAACTGAAGGACTTTGCAAAAAAATTGAACAACCAGATAATTGAGAAAGTATTAACATCTTCTGATGATGAATTATTTAACATAAGTTGGATTGATATTAAACCTCCAAAAAGAGCTAAGATTTATCGTTTAGTAAAATGTGAAGTGTGTGGAGAATATTTTATAGAAACAAAAGGAAGATTAATAAACAAAAAAATTGTATGCAAAGAATGCTTTGAAAAATTACTAAATCAAGAGGATGAAGATTAA
- a CDS encoding universal stress protein, whose protein sequence is MYGENLYKKIVIPTDGSDVSLEAAKHAVNIAKEFDAEVYAIYVVDVSPFVGLPAEGTWEMISELLKEEGHEALKKVKKLAEEWGVKIHTEMLEGVPAKEIVEFAEKKKADLIVMGTTGKTGLERILLGSVAERVIKNAHCPVLVVKKPKKEE, encoded by the coding sequence ATGTACGGTGAAAACTTGTACAAAAAAATAGTTATTCCAACTGATGGCTCAGATGTTTCACTTGAAGCTGCAAAGCATGCAGTCAATATAGCTAAGGAGTTTGACGCAGAGGTTTATGCAATATACGTTGTTGATGTCTCCCCATTTGTTGGTTTACCAGCAGAGGGCACTTGGGAAATGATAAGTGAGCTACTAAAAGAGGAGGGGCATGAGGCATTAAAAAAGGTTAAAAAATTGGCAGAGGAGTGGGGAGTTAAAATTCACACAGAAATGTTAGAAGGAGTCCCTGCAAAAGAAATTGTTGAATTTGCCGAAAAGAAAAAGGCAGATTTGATTGTCATGGGAACTACTGGAAAGACAGGATTAGAAAGGATATTATTGGGAAGTGTTGCAGAGAGAGTTATTAAAAATGCCCACTGTCCAGTTTTGGTAGTTAAGAAGCCAAAGAAAGAAGAATAA
- a CDS encoding NAD(P)/FAD-dependent oxidoreductase: MRELNDIYDVVVVGAGPGGSMASYASAKNGTKTLLIEKSQEIGEPVRCAEAIPSIEEFGIKPKPEFVRNIIKGGILFSPSGKKVTVTQDKAQGYIVERKIFDKYLAIRAAKAGAKVAVKTTAIGLERDGDYWNVIVEFLGEEYVIKTKVVIAADGVESNIAEYAGLKAKKKPLEICSCAEYEMTNVELLDKNMMEFYFGNEVAPGGYVWIFPKGETANVGLGVRDKKKKAIDYLEEFIENGLAKDRLKDATPIEFKVGGAPVSGPIEKTYTDGVLVVGDAAGQISPLTGGGIYLAMDCGLIAGEVASKAIKLNDWSEETLKEYERRWKEKHYEYLMNHLKYRKILEKMSDDELDALAEALGESLDGIDLKKFVKRIITKKPSLLKYFKDLL, encoded by the coding sequence ATGAGAGAGTTAAATGATATATATGATGTTGTTGTTGTAGGAGCAGGTCCTGGAGGAAGTATGGCAAGTTATGCATCAGCAAAAAATGGGACTAAAACACTGTTGATTGAAAAATCTCAAGAGATTGGGGAGCCAGTTAGGTGTGCTGAGGCAATTCCTTCAATAGAGGAATTTGGAATAAAACCTAAACCAGAGTTTGTTAGAAACATTATTAAGGGGGGAATTCTCTTCTCCCCATCTGGAAAAAAAGTTACAGTAACTCAAGATAAAGCTCAAGGATATATAGTTGAGAGAAAAATTTTTGACAAGTATTTGGCTATCAGAGCAGCTAAAGCAGGAGCTAAAGTAGCAGTGAAAACAACAGCTATTGGTTTAGAGAGGGATGGAGATTATTGGAATGTTATAGTTGAATTTTTGGGAGAAGAATATGTTATAAAGACTAAGGTTGTTATAGCTGCTGATGGTGTTGAGAGCAACATAGCTGAATATGCTGGTTTAAAGGCAAAGAAAAAACCATTAGAGATTTGTTCCTGTGCAGAATATGAAATGACAAATGTTGAATTGTTGGATAAAAATATGATGGAATTCTATTTTGGTAATGAAGTAGCTCCAGGTGGTTATGTTTGGATATTCCCTAAAGGAGAGACAGCAAATGTAGGTTTAGGAGTTAGAGACAAGAAAAAGAAGGCAATTGATTACTTGGAGGAATTTATAGAAAATGGCTTAGCTAAAGATAGGTTAAAGGATGCAACACCAATAGAATTTAAAGTTGGAGGGGCTCCTGTTTCTGGACCTATAGAAAAAACCTATACTGATGGAGTTTTAGTTGTTGGAGATGCTGCTGGTCAGATAAGCCCATTAACTGGTGGAGGAATTTATTTAGCTATGGATTGTGGATTAATAGCTGGAGAAGTAGCAAGTAAAGCTATAAAATTAAATGATTGGAGTGAAGAAACCCTAAAAGAATATGAAAGAAGATGGAAAGAGAAGCATTATGAATATTTAATGAATCATCTAAAATATAGAAAAATTTTAGAGAAGATGAGTGATGATGAGTTAGATGCTTTAGCAGAAGCTTTAGGAGAGAGTTTAGATGGTATTGATTTGAAAAAATTTGTTAAAAGAATAATCACTAAAAAACCATCACTTTTAAAATACTTTAAGGATTTATTGTAA
- a CDS encoding 4Fe-4S binding protein, translating into MVKINYKKCGYCGACVGVCEKLAINLIEHIIVIDEEKCSNCKLCTIVCPLNALEGE; encoded by the coding sequence ATGGTAAAAATAAACTACAAAAAATGTGGTTATTGTGGAGCGTGCGTTGGAGTTTGTGAAAAACTGGCTATCAATTTGATAGAACATATTATAGTTATTGATGAAGAAAAATGCAGTAACTGCAAATTATGTACAATAGTATGTCCATTAAATGCATTAGAGGGGGAATGA
- a CDS encoding FprA family A-type flavoprotein, with protein sequence MVLKIKDNIYCMSFIEWKAKEYRSLDINKGTTYNSYLISDKNNNVLIDTVRMKSFDELLSNLKNIVNLKLDYIISSHISLDHNECIGKLVELIGAKVITTKIGKYYLDAQFDTENWEFVIVKNGDEINIGNRTLKFITDSKFGHMLTYCVEDKILFSNDLFGQHVVYKEKIDIDVGHKIMPEAKEYFANILLPYRKSILKILNILKDLDLEYICPSHGVIWHRMVDEILTKYRIWSSDSCKNVAVIVYATIYYSTEKIARALGEGLVEGGVDVIYHRLDTSPLNIIVRDILDAKYVLIGSPTINMNVHPKIGMLLTYIEGLKPSNKKIGVAFGSYGWKECATKRIIDVFKKLGFKIVDDEILTFRFPPKENDIKKIKEFGRKLAKIDV encoded by the coding sequence ATGGTATTAAAAATAAAAGATAATATTTACTGTATGAGCTTCATAGAATGGAAAGCTAAAGAATATAGAAGCTTAGATATTAACAAAGGGACTACATATAATTCATATCTCATCTCAGATAAAAATAATAATGTTTTGATTGATACTGTTAGGATGAAATCGTTTGATGAACTATTGAGTAATTTGAAAAATATTGTTAATCTGAAATTAGACTATATCATCTCAAGTCATATTAGCTTAGACCACAATGAGTGTATAGGAAAGCTTGTTGAACTCATAGGAGCAAAGGTTATAACTACAAAAATTGGAAAATATTATTTAGATGCTCAATTTGATACAGAAAATTGGGAGTTTGTCATTGTGAAGAATGGAGATGAGATAAATATTGGAAACAGAACATTAAAATTTATAACTGACAGTAAATTTGGGCATATGCTAACATACTGTGTAGAAGATAAAATTCTATTTTCAAATGATTTATTTGGGCAGCATGTGGTTTATAAAGAAAAAATAGATATTGATGTTGGACATAAAATCATGCCTGAAGCTAAAGAATATTTTGCCAACATTTTACTACCTTATAGAAAAAGTATCCTAAAAATTTTAAATATCTTGAAGGATTTGGACTTAGAATATATATGCCCCTCACACGGTGTTATTTGGCATAGAATGGTTGACGAGATTTTAACAAAATACCGCATATGGAGTTCTGATTCATGTAAAAATGTCGCAGTTATTGTCTATGCGACTATATACTACTCAACAGAAAAGATAGCTCGGGCTCTTGGAGAGGGGTTAGTTGAGGGAGGGGTTGATGTAATATACCATAGATTAGACACATCCCCGCTGAATATTATAGTTAGGGATATTTTAGATGCAAAGTATGTGTTAATTGGTTCTCCAACGATAAATATGAATGTACATCCGAAGATTGGAATGTTACTAACCTATATAGAAGGATTAAAGCCAAGTAATAAAAAAATTGGTGTAGCTTTTGGTTCCTATGGATGGAAAGAATGTGCAACTAAAAGAATAATTGATGTTTTTAAAAAATTAGGATTTAAAATTGTTGATGATGAGATATTGACATTTAGGTTTCCTCCAAAAGAAAATGACATTAAAAAAATTAAAGAATTTGGTAGAAAGTTAGCAAAAATTGATGTATAA
- a CDS encoding histone deacetylase family protein: MPKILYNPDVLKHKPKFYHVENPERVETILNSLKLRGFNDIILIEGKSSIDEVLEIHSKEYVNSIVKLCNDSFNYYDGDTYISHGTLDAALTAFKLAKEAVKLALKEKDLYFALTRPPGHHAGISGKALGAMSNGFCIFNNIAGAAGLAKKYLKRVIIIDFDVHHGNGTQEIFWNDENVIHIDFHQKGIYPGTGDVFDIGGEKAEGTKINLPFPSHSTDFDYIFAWNEVVEPILDYFKPDVVLVSAGFDAFINDGLASMDLTETFYRFVGAKLSKYSIAAVLEGGYGVGLKYAPPAFLEGYIKAEDILDTLDEKYLVSPSNDIKLMVENVKRMIKEYIF, translated from the coding sequence ATGCCAAAAATTTTATACAATCCAGATGTTCTAAAACATAAACCAAAATTTTATCATGTTGAAAATCCAGAGAGAGTTGAGACTATTTTAAATAGCTTAAAATTGAGAGGATTTAATGACATAATTTTAATCGAAGGAAAATCTTCTATTGATGAAGTTTTGGAAATTCACAGCAAAGAGTATGTAAATTCAATAGTAAAGCTTTGTAATGATTCATTTAATTATTATGATGGCGATACATACATATCCCATGGAACTTTAGATGCTGCATTAACTGCCTTTAAATTGGCAAAAGAAGCTGTAAAATTAGCATTAAAAGAGAAAGATTTATATTTTGCTTTAACAAGACCACCTGGGCATCATGCAGGAATCTCTGGAAAAGCTTTAGGAGCAATGTCAAACGGATTTTGTATCTTTAATAATATAGCAGGGGCTGCAGGATTGGCTAAAAAGTATTTAAAAAGAGTTATAATAATTGATTTTGATGTTCATCATGGAAACGGGACTCAAGAAATCTTTTGGAATGATGAAAACGTTATCCATATAGATTTCCATCAAAAAGGTATCTATCCTGGAACAGGAGATGTATTTGATATTGGTGGAGAAAAGGCAGAGGGTACTAAAATAAACCTTCCTTTCCCATCACATTCGACAGATTTCGATTATATATTTGCTTGGAATGAAGTTGTTGAACCAATATTGGATTACTTTAAACCAGATGTTGTTTTAGTTTCTGCAGGATTTGATGCCTTTATAAATGATGGTCTTGCAAGCATGGATTTAACTGAAACTTTTTATAGATTTGTAGGGGCTAAGCTAAGTAAATATAGTATTGCAGCAGTTTTGGAGGGAGGTTATGGAGTAGGTTTAAAGTATGCCCCACCAGCATTTTTAGAAGGTTACATTAAAGCTGAGGATATATTAGATACTTTAGATGAAAAATATTTAGTCTCTCCTTCTAATGATATCAAATTAATGGTTGAAAATGTTAAGAGGATGATTAAAGAGTATATCTTTTGA
- a CDS encoding 2-oxoacid:ferredoxin oxidoreductase subunit gamma → MRKEVRLSGFGGQGIILAGVILGRAAALYDNKEAVQTQSYGPEARGGASKSEVVISDEPIDFPKVIKPDILVCLSQQAYDKYKDDIKEGGVLLVDEDLVSTDKMPEVDVTMYKIPFTRIASEEIKLPIVANIVMLGALTRLTNIVSKESMEKAILDSVPKGTEEKNLLAFSKGYEFAEKL, encoded by the coding sequence ATGAGAAAGGAGGTAAGATTATCTGGTTTTGGAGGACAAGGGATAATCTTAGCCGGGGTTATATTGGGAAGAGCTGCTGCTTTATATGATAATAAAGAGGCAGTTCAAACACAGTCTTATGGGCCAGAGGCAAGAGGGGGGGCGAGTAAATCAGAGGTTGTTATTAGTGATGAGCCAATAGATTTCCCAAAGGTTATAAAGCCAGATATATTGGTTTGTTTATCACAGCAGGCTTATGATAAGTACAAGGATGATATTAAAGAAGGTGGAGTTTTGTTGGTTGATGAAGATTTGGTCTCAACAGATAAAATGCCAGAGGTTGATGTAACGATGTATAAAATCCCATTCACAAGAATTGCCTCAGAGGAAATAAAATTGCCTATTGTTGCAAATATAGTTATGTTAGGAGCTTTAACAAGATTAACAAATATCGTCTCAAAGGAGAGTATGGAAAAGGCAATTTTAGACAGTGTTCCAAAGGGAACTGAAGAGAAAAACTTACTGGCTTTTAGTAAGGGTTATGAGTTTGCAGAGAAATTATAA
- a CDS encoding 2-oxoacid:ferredoxin oxidoreductase subunit beta, whose translation MHPALKYMRQDRLPHIFCSGCGNGIVMNCFLKAIDELNIKPEDYIAVSGIGCSSRVPGYLYCDSLHTTHGRPIAFATGIKIARPDKHVVVFTGDGDLAAIGGNHFIHGCRRNIDLTVICINNNIYGMTGGQVSPTTPYGKKATTAPYGSIENAMDLCKMAIAAGASYVARWTTAHPIQLVKSIKKGIQKKGFAFIEVVSQCPTYYGRFNISRKPADMIKFLKENSIHINKAKNMSEEELNGKIVVGEFLDIEKPEFVEELHKLIERLKNE comes from the coding sequence TTGCATCCTGCATTAAAGTATATGAGGCAAGATAGATTACCACACATCTTCTGTTCTGGATGTGGAAATGGAATTGTTATGAATTGCTTTTTGAAGGCAATTGATGAGCTAAATATAAAGCCAGAGGACTATATAGCTGTTTCAGGGATAGGCTGTTCTTCAAGAGTTCCTGGCTATCTATATTGTGATTCCTTACACACAACCCACGGAAGACCAATAGCATTTGCAACAGGAATTAAGATAGCAAGACCAGACAAACATGTTGTTGTATTCACTGGAGATGGGGACTTAGCGGCTATAGGCGGAAATCACTTTATCCATGGCTGTAGGAGGAATATTGACTTAACTGTCATCTGTATAAACAACAACATCTATGGAATGACTGGGGGGCAGGTTTCACCAACAACACCTTATGGTAAAAAGGCAACAACAGCACCTTATGGTAGTATAGAGAATGCTATGGATTTGTGTAAAATGGCAATTGCAGCAGGGGCAAGTTATGTAGCAAGATGGACAACAGCTCACCCTATTCAGCTCGTTAAGTCAATTAAAAAAGGTATTCAGAAGAAGGGCTTTGCATTTATTGAGGTTGTCTCTCAATGTCCAACGTACTATGGAAGGTTTAACATCTCAAGAAAGCCAGCTGATATGATTAAATTCTTAAAAGAAAACTCAATCCACATAAATAAAGCTAAGAATATGAGTGAGGAGGAATTGAATGGAAAGATTGTTGTTGGTGAGTTTTTGGATATAGAAAAACCAGAGTTTGTTGAAGAATTGCATAAATTAATTGAGAGATTAAAGAATGAATAA
- the lysS gene encoding lysine--tRNA ligase, protein MHWADVIAEKLIEERKADKYIVASGITPSGHIHVGNARETLTADAIYKGLINKGVEAELIFIADTYDPLRKLYPFLPKEFEQYIGMPLSEIPCPEGCCESYAEHFLNPYLESLDDLGVELTTYRADENYKKGLYDEKIKIALDNREKIMEILNKFRASPLPDDWWPINIVCENCGKLKTKVIAYDSEKEEVTYRCEMCGYQGEVKPYKGRAKLPWRVDWPARWSIFNVTIEPMGKDHAAAGGSYDTGVLIAREVYNYEPPKKVVYEWIQLKVGDKAIPMSSSKGVVFAVKDWTHIAHPEILRFLLLRSKPTKHIDFDLKKIPDLVDEYDRLEDFYFNNKDKDELSEEEEEKIRIYELSTPKIPESKPFVIPYRFCSIIAQLTYDEEKKDVDMERVFEILRRNNYSIEDIDEFSMKKLKDRLLMARNWALKYGEKLVIIDENEAKEIYEKLKDKQKEWIKYFAEKLKTTEFDALNLHELIYQTAKELGLNPREAFQASYMILLGKKYGPKLGAFLATLGKDFVIRRYSLFE, encoded by the coding sequence ATGCATTGGGCTGATGTAATAGCTGAAAAATTGATTGAAGAGAGAAAAGCAGATAAATATATCGTTGCGAGTGGAATAACACCATCTGGACATATCCATGTAGGAAATGCAAGGGAAACACTGACAGCAGATGCAATCTATAAGGGATTAATAAATAAAGGTGTTGAGGCAGAGTTAATTTTTATAGCAGATACCTACGACCCATTAAGAAAGCTCTATCCGTTTTTACCAAAAGAGTTTGAGCAATATATAGGAATGCCATTAAGTGAAATCCCATGTCCAGAAGGTTGTTGTGAGAGCTATGCTGAACACTTTTTAAATCCATATTTGGAAAGTTTAGATGATTTAGGCGTTGAGCTAACTACCTATAGAGCTGATGAAAATTACAAAAAAGGGCTTTATGATGAAAAGATAAAGATTGCCTTAGACAATAGAGAAAAAATTATGGAGATTTTGAATAAATTTAGAGCTTCCCCACTACCAGATGACTGGTGGCCAATAAACATAGTTTGTGAAAACTGTGGAAAATTAAAAACAAAGGTTATAGCGTATGATAGTGAGAAGGAGGAAGTAACTTATAGATGTGAGATGTGTGGATATCAAGGGGAGGTAAAACCCTATAAAGGAAGAGCAAAACTCCCATGGAGAGTTGATTGGCCGGCAAGGTGGAGTATATTTAATGTAACTATTGAGCCAATGGGTAAAGACCACGCAGCAGCTGGGGGTTCTTACGATACAGGAGTTTTAATTGCAAGAGAAGTTTATAATTATGAACCACCAAAAAAGGTTGTTTATGAATGGATTCAATTAAAAGTTGGAGATAAAGCAATTCCGATGAGTTCTTCAAAAGGTGTTGTGTTTGCTGTAAAAGATTGGACTCATATAGCTCATCCAGAGATTTTAAGATTCTTATTGTTGAGGAGTAAGCCAACTAAACATATAGACTTTGATTTAAAGAAAATTCCTGACTTAGTGGATGAGTATGATAGATTAGAGGATTTCTACTTTAACAATAAAGATAAAGATGAATTAAGTGAAGAAGAAGAGGAAAAGATAAGGATTTATGAGTTATCAACACCAAAAATTCCTGAAAGCAAGCCGTTTGTTATACCATACAGATTCTGCTCAATCATTGCTCAGCTAACTTATGATGAAGAAAAGAAGGATGTAGATATGGAAAGAGTATTTGAAATATTAAGAAGAAATAATTACAGCATTGAAGATATTGATGAGTTCAGCATGAAAAAATTAAAGGATAGGTTATTAATGGCAAGAAACTGGGCTTTAAAATATGGGGAAAAGTTGGTTATAATTGATGAAAATGAGGCAAAAGAGATATACGAAAAATTGAAGGATAAGCAAAAAGAATGGATTAAATACTTTGCTGAAAAATTAAAAACAACTGAATTTGATGCTTTAAACTTGCATGAGTTGATTTATCAAACAGCAAAAGAACTTGGCTTAAATCCGAGAGAGGCATTTCAAGCATCGTATATGATACTCTTAGGTAAAAAATACGGACCAAAGTTAGGGGCTTTCTTAGCAACACTCGGAAAGGACTTTGTTATAAGAAGATATTCACTGTTTGAATAA
- a CDS encoding DUF2097 domain-containing protein produces MEEIIDVKNPKKVIEYLNNIDVDEYVEIYFGRVHVEGRLMHYNDGLIRLVHEKYGIIEVEIEKILDDLLELVHSNGEKRVVLRFY; encoded by the coding sequence ATGGAGGAAATCATTGATGTAAAAAACCCAAAAAAGGTTATTGAATACCTTAACAATATAGATGTTGATGAGTATGTTGAGATATATTTTGGAAGAGTTCATGTTGAAGGTAGATTAATGCATTATAACGATGGACTTATAAGGTTGGTTCATGAAAAATATGGAATTATAGAGGTTGAAATTGAGAAAATATTGGATGATTTGTTAGAGTTAGTTCATAGTAATGGAGAGAAAAGGGTTGTGTTGAGGTTTTATTAG
- a CDS encoding nicotinamide-nucleotide adenylyltransferase: MRGFIIGRFQPFHKGHLEVIKKIAEEVDEIIIGIGSAQKSHTLENPFTAGERILMITQSLKDYDLTYYPIPIKDIEFNSIWVSYVESLTPPFDIVYSGNPLVRVLFEERGYEVKKPEMFNRKEYSGTEIRRRMLNGEKWEHLVPKAVVDVIKEIKGVERLRKLAQTDK, from the coding sequence TTGAGAGGGTTTATAATTGGTAGGTTTCAGCCATTCCACAAAGGACATTTAGAAGTGATAAAAAAGATAGCTGAGGAGGTTGATGAAATAATTATTGGGATAGGGAGTGCTCAAAAAAGCCATACCTTAGAAAATCCATTCACAGCTGGTGAGAGAATCTTAATGATTACTCAGTCACTTAAAGATTACGATTTAACCTACTATCCAATCCCTATAAAAGATATTGAATTCAACTCTATTTGGGTTTCTTATGTTGAGTCCTTAACTCCCCCATTTGATATTGTGTATAGTGGAAACCCGTTAGTTAGAGTTTTGTTTGAGGAGAGAGGATATGAGGTAAAAAAGCCAGAGATGTTTAACAGGAAAGAATACTCTGGAACTGAAATTAGGAGAAGAATGTTAAATGGAGAGAAATGGGAGCATTTAGTCCCTAAAGCAGTTGTTGATGTTATTAAAGAAATAAAAGGCGTTGAACGGCTTAGAAAATTAGCTCAGACAGACAAATAA